The genomic segment GAATCGACCGTCAGCTCGACGACCTCACGGTCAGTGCCGAGTGGTTGGCCGCCATCGCCCGCCAGCCCGCCGAGGAACTGCCCGCGTAGCCGGCGCGCCACCCTCGCGTTCGCCTGACGTCACGCTCGTCCTCCGATACGGTGAGACACCGGTCAGCGGAAGCGAGGACCCATGCGGAATCGAATCAGGCGGATGGTCGCCCACGCCATGGTGGTGTCCTCTGTGCCCATCGCCGGGATTGCCTGGGCTCCACTGAGTTCGGCTGAGGACGGCTGCGGAGCCGGGATGTACTTCAACTGGGAAACCAATCAGTGCGAGTACTACGACGACGTGACGGTGTACATCAACCCGTGCTGCTACGTCGGCCCGGCCGGGGTCGGTCCCCTCGGTCCGGGACCGGTCGGTCCTGGACCAGTCGGGCCGGGACCCGTCGGGCCGGGACCGATCGGACCGGGCCGGCGCTAGCCGAGTAGTACTGGATCCGCTGTGACTGACGATGACGACTCACGCCGTGACGAACGGTCCGACGCATCTCGTCGCGAGCAGCCGATGCGCAAACCTGAAGACACGGCGTTCCCCGAGTGGTTCCGGAACTTCTGGCGCACGCTGTTGGGTCCCCGAGGCCGTCGCTGAAGCTGCGCGCACGGCCGCGCCGTCACCTACGATGCTTCCATCGTGAGTCAGCTACCCGAGTCGGCCGAGACCGATTCCCTGTCCCGCCGGCAGATCATCCTTCTGGTTGCGGCTCTGGTCTTCTCGCTGATGTCGTTCTCACTGAACGCCACCATGCTGGCGCCGGCGGTCCGCGACATCAACCAAACGCTGGGCCCCGGCGCGTTCGTGGCCATGTCCACCCCGTTCTATCTGGCCGGCGCGATCGCCAACGTCGTGCTGATCCGGTGGAGTGATTACATCGGTCGCAAGCGCGTCCTGATCGGCATCGTGATCGTCATGTGCCTCGGGACCGTGCTGTGTCTGAGCACGTCGCTGCCCCTCGTGGTGGTCGGTAGGTTCCTGCAGGGTGCCTCCAACATCACCTACGGTCTTGCTTTCCTGATCCTTCGAGCCCGGTTGTCCGGGGCGACATTCGGCGTGTGCTGCGGGGTGATGGCATCCATCAACGGCGGGGTGGCCGGCGGCGACGCGTTCTTGGCCGGGATCATGACCGACGCGTTCGGGTACCGCTCGATCTTCGCCCTCATCCTGGTCGTCGGCCTCATCGCCGTCGCCTTCGTGTGGAAATGGGTTCCCGTCGACGAATCGGACTCTCGGTCCGATGGCCGGATGGATTGGGTCGGTGCCGTTTTCATCGCGCTGACCGTCGGCGGCATCACGATGTTCTTGTCCGACGGAGGGCATGCTGGGTGGACGTCGACGCCCGCTCTGGTCTATCTGGCTGTCACCGTGGTGGCCGCAATTGCGTTGGGGGTGACCGACAATCGCGTCGAGCATCCGCTCATCGGGCTCAAGCACCTGCGGTCTCGGGAGGCCTGGCCGTTGATCGTCGTCACCATCTTGGTGATGGGCTCGTTCATGGTGGTACTCGGGTTCATCGTGCCGAGTATGAGCGAAGACCCCGATTCCGGATTCGGGCTCAACGCGACCACGACGGCACTGCTGTTCCTCACCCCCGGTGCGGTCGTGCAGGTTCTCACCTCGCCGTTCGTCGGCCGCCTCGCCGTCCGGGTCGGTTTCGTCACTGTGATGCGCGCCGGAATCGCCGCCTCGATCGTGGTCATCGCGTTGACTGCCGTGTTCGCCGACCACAGGTATGCGGTGGTGGCCCTCATCGCGCTCTTCGGATTCACTTGCCACGCAGTCATACTCACCCCGCTGAGTTCACTCGGTGTGCTGCAGGCATCCGATGAGGCGCCCGGCGCGCTGCCCGGCATCGCCAACGCCAGTTACGGCATGGGCTTCACGCTTGGCTTCGCCTGGGCCGGTCCGATCGTCGGTTCCGGCACGGATTCGACCTTCCACCATGCGTTTTGGATCGCCGCCGGGATTGGCGTTGCCGCATTGGCGTTCAGCCTGATCCTTCGGCCGAAACCGCTTGTCAGCGGGCCTGTCTCCCCCGCCGGTTCGACAGCTCACCGGACATAGCCCGGACAGACGGCGGAACCGGCGTGCCGGGATCGCAGTCCGGTGCCCGGCGCGGCTCGCCGTACACGGTGGTCAACGGCACCACCCCGGCCCATGCCCCAGCGGCGACATCCTCCTCGCCGTCCTCGGGCCAGCCGTCGCCGATCTTCAGTGACCAGTTTTGATCGGTGATGGGCATCCGCAACGCCATCGTCGCGGCCAGCTCCTTGCGCGAGCTGGCTCGTAGCTCCGCGACCCGGCCGGGAATGAAGGTGTCGGTCAGGGTCTCGAGGTAGCGGACCTTGTCCGACTCCTCGATCGGTTCGAAAGTTCCGTACAGCGTGGCGCTGCGGAACTGGAACGACGACTCAAAACCACTGCGCGCCACCAGGACTCCGTCCAGGGCGGTGACGGAGACCGCCGCCGCTGCACCGTCGGCGAGTTGACGCAGCCACGGCGATCCTGTCGAACCATGGATCACCAGTTCATCACCGATGCGGGCGAAGCCGACCGGAAAGATCACCGGGTGCCCGTCCCGGATCAACGCTACGGTGGCCAACGGCGTCGCATCGAGAAGCTCGTCAAGTCGCGAGCGTTCGGTGTTCTGCTTCTCCGGCAGGCGGCTGACCCTGGTCGACGGTTGCGGCATGGACCTACTGTCGCACGGGCCGAAGCGCGTCGGGGGTCAGATCGGCCAGTGTCCGGTAGCCGTCGATGCCCATGATCAGGTCGGCCTCGGCCAGCAGCGAGCGCAGCACATGCACAATTCCGTCGGTGCCGGCCAGCGCCGCACCGTAGGCGTAGGGGCGACCGATGCCGACCGCCTTCGCGCCCATGGCCAGGGCCTTGACGATGTCCGCGCCGGAGCGGATGCCCGAGTCGAACAGCACCGGCACGTCGCCTGCCGCCGCCACCACATCGGGCAGGCAGTCGAGCGCCGGCAGGCCGCCGTTGGCTTGTCGGCCGCCGTGATTGGAGCAGTAGATGCCGTCGACTCCGGCGTCGATCGCGCGGCGGGCATCGTCGGGATGACAGATTCCCTTGAGAATCAACGGCAATGACGTCAACGATCGCAGCCACGGTAGGTCGTCCCAGCTCACGCAGTTCCCGAAGGTGCTCACCCATGCCATCACCGCGTTGCGCGGGTCGGCGTCGATGTCGGCGTCGGTCTTGGCGCGAAACACCGGGTCGCTGATGTAGTTGGACAGACATTTGCCGCGCAGCTGCGGGAAGTTAGAGGTCGACAGGTCACGCGGCCGCCACCCGGGCACCCAGGTGTCCAGCGTCACGACGATGCCGGTGTACCCGGCGGCTTCTGCCCGGTGCACGAAGCTCGCCGCCATCTCTCGATCGGTTGGGGTGTACAGCTGGAAAAGTCCTGGCGTATCACCGAATTCGGACGCGACATCCTCCATGGGGTCCATGGTCAATGTCGAGACACACATCGGCACCCCGGTACGGGCGGCAGCCCGGGCGGCGGCGAGATCGCCGTGCTGGTCTTGGGTGCACAATCCGATCACTCCGATCGGCGCCATGAACACCGGAGCGGGCCAGCGCCGTCCCCACAGCTCTACCGAGAGGTCCCGTTCGGTGGCGCCGACCAGCATTCGGGGGATCAGCCCCCAGTGATCGAACGCGGTGACGTTGGCCCGCTGGGTGCGTTCGTCCCCGGCGCCGCCCGCGACGTACGACCAGAGCGAGGGTGAAAGCACTTGCGCAGCACGGGTTTCCAGCTCTGCGAACGACATGGGCAGGCTGGGCAATGTGCCGGTGAGCCCTTGGAAGTAGATCTCGAGCTGGTAGTTGCCGTACGGCTGGGTCATGGCATGTCCTTCTGGCTCGACATCGACATCGTGGCGGGTTCTACTCCTAGTACTACGCCGAAACGTCCGTCGGGGTGGCAATCTCGCCGACGAGGTCGGCCACCCGGCGCACCTGTTCGATGTCGGAGCTGGTCGGGATGAGATGCACCTCGCTGGTGCCGATGTCGGCGAAGCGCCGCAGAACCGCGACGAGCTCCTCCTCGGTGCCGGCCCATCCGCTGGTCGGCGCGATCACGTCGACGATATCCCGCGGAATCCAATTCATGTAGTGGCGCAGATGCTGGATCACTTGCTGACGCGGTGCATCCCCCTCGCCCAGCGCGAACCAAAACGACGTCGCCAGATGGGGTTTGGGCTTACCCGCGGCGGCCCACGCATCGCGTGCGACGTCGAACAGGGCGGTCTCCTTATCGAGGTCGAGGTCCATCGAAATACCGGCCAGCCCGTCCGCCCACGACGCCGCACTGCGGATCGTCTTGGGGCCCGTGGTGCCCACCAGCAGCCGGGGGCCGCCGTCGCGGGCGGGCCGCGGCCCGACCGGCAACACCGATTCGGTGAGCTTCTCCCCCGCCCAGACCCGCTTCATGATCGCCACCCGCTCGGCCATGTCCCGCATCGTCTGCGTCTTCGGGTCGGCGCCGACGGCGCGATAGTCCTCGTGGCGGCCCCCCACCCCGAAACCCACGGTCAGCCGCCCGCCGCACAGCAGGTCACCGGTCGCGAGTCCCTTCGCGAGCATCACCGGATCGTGCAGCTGAGGGACAACCACGGTGGCCACCAGTGGCACGCGTTCGGTCCAGCCGGACAGGGCACCCAGCAGCGTCAGCGAATCCGGATTGCCGAACGCGATCCGCTCACCCCAGCACAGCGAGGAGAACGGTCCCCGGTCGATCGTCTGCGCCCAGCGCTTGAGGATGTCTGCGTCGACGTCCGGTTCCATCACCGGCAGTGTCATGCCAATCTGCACGTTCGCGATTCTGGCACGGCGCACGCGGGGACTGCGCCGATCCGTCCTACTGAGAGGATGGATCCCATGCCGATCGCCACTTCCGCCATTGCCCACGTGCGGCTGACCGTCACCGACATCGCCACCTCACGCCGGTTCTACGACAGCGTGTTCGGCTGGCCGGTGTACGCCGAACTTCCGGAGAACGCCGATGCCGCAACCCGCGAGCAGCTTTCGTTCCTGTTCGGCGGAGTCATCTACAACATCGGTAACAGCTTGATCGGGCTGCGTCCCACCGGTACGGGTGCCTTCGACGAAGACCGGGTCGGCCTCGATCATCTGGCTTTCGGGCTGCCCAGCCTCGACGACCTGGAGCGGGCCGCCGCCCACCTCGACTCGCTGGGCATCGCGCACGAGCCGATCAAGGACATCGGTGTCGCCTACATCCTCGAGTTCCGCGATCCCGACAACATCGCCCTGGAGCTGACCGCTCGCAAGTGAGGGCAGCACTCCCTACCGTGCGGGGTCCTTGTAGGCCTTGATCGGTCCGGCGGCCGGCGGTGGGTTGAGCAGGTTGCCGCGCAAACTGCCCCGCGCGGTGCGCACCGCGACCAGTAGCCACGTGCTCAACAGCCCGACGTAGGCGAGTCCGGCCGCGACCTTGAACGCAGGCAGGTTGGTGTGCACGGCCAGCTGCGTGGTGCCGGTGACGAACGTGCCCACCGGGAAGGTCAAGCTCCACCACGTCAGCGCGAACGGCATACCGCGTCGCAGCGTGCGGATCGTCAGCGAGGTGGCCAGTGCGATCCACAGCACCGCAAAACCCCACACGGGAACGCCGAAGATCACCGCGAACGCATTGAGGTCCTCAGCCAGCTCGTGCTCGACAGCAAGTGCAGCCATCTGCCCGAGAAGTCCTGCGGCGGTGATGGATTGGCCGATGGGACCGAGGACGATCCACAGTGTTGGCACCCTAGCCGTGCCGGAGGTTCCGTAGAGCACCAGCCGGCTCCAGATCATGGTGATGATGATGAACGCGGCCACCAGCGAGAGGCCGAACATCGCGTAACAGCCGTAGAGCATGGTGGTGCGGCCGGTGCCCGGCACCATGTGCGGGATCAGCAGGGCTCCCGTCGCCGCCGAGACCATGGGCGGAACGACCGGCATCAGCCAGCCGCCGAACGCGGCGTC from the Mycolicibacterium crocinum genome contains:
- a CDS encoding lactate 2-monooxygenase, translated to MTQPYGNYQLEIYFQGLTGTLPSLPMSFAELETRAAQVLSPSLWSYVAGGAGDERTQRANVTAFDHWGLIPRMLVGATERDLSVELWGRRWPAPVFMAPIGVIGLCTQDQHGDLAAARAAARTGVPMCVSTLTMDPMEDVASEFGDTPGLFQLYTPTDREMAASFVHRAEAAGYTGIVVTLDTWVPGWRPRDLSTSNFPQLRGKCLSNYISDPVFRAKTDADIDADPRNAVMAWVSTFGNCVSWDDLPWLRSLTSLPLILKGICHPDDARRAIDAGVDGIYCSNHGGRQANGGLPALDCLPDVVAAAGDVPVLFDSGIRSGADIVKALAMGAKAVGIGRPYAYGAALAGTDGIVHVLRSLLAEADLIMGIDGYRTLADLTPDALRPVRQ
- a CDS encoding MFS transporter, whose translation is MSQLPESAETDSLSRRQIILLVAALVFSLMSFSLNATMLAPAVRDINQTLGPGAFVAMSTPFYLAGAIANVVLIRWSDYIGRKRVLIGIVIVMCLGTVLCLSTSLPLVVVGRFLQGASNITYGLAFLILRARLSGATFGVCCGVMASINGGVAGGDAFLAGIMTDAFGYRSIFALILVVGLIAVAFVWKWVPVDESDSRSDGRMDWVGAVFIALTVGGITMFLSDGGHAGWTSTPALVYLAVTVVAAIALGVTDNRVEHPLIGLKHLRSREAWPLIVVTILVMGSFMVVLGFIVPSMSEDPDSGFGLNATTTALLFLTPGAVVQVLTSPFVGRLAVRVGFVTVMRAGIAASIVVIALTAVFADHRYAVVALIALFGFTCHAVILTPLSSLGVLQASDEAPGALPGIANASYGMGFTLGFAWAGPIVGSGTDSTFHHAFWIAAGIGVAALAFSLILRPKPLVSGPVSPAGSTAHRT
- a CDS encoding TDT family transporter; protein product: MATPQTRVEKLGNIGPNWFASVMGTGIVATAGATLPIHVPGLRGFVEGVWVIATVLLVVLIAIVGLHWLRHPTVARSHARNPQMAHFYGAAPMALLTVGAGAVLVGRDLIGDRLAIDLDWVLWTAGTVGGLFTAVSIPFLMFTQHNVEPDAAFGGWLMPVVPPMVSAATGALLIPHMVPGTGRTTMLYGCYAMFGLSLVAAFIIITMIWSRLVLYGTSGTARVPTLWIVLGPIGQSITAAGLLGQMAALAVEHELAEDLNAFAVIFGVPVWGFAVLWIALATSLTIRTLRRGMPFALTWWSLTFPVGTFVTGTTQLAVHTNLPAFKVAAGLAYVGLLSTWLLVAVRTARGSLRGNLLNPPPAAGPIKAYKDPAR
- a CDS encoding pyridoxamine 5'-phosphate oxidase family protein, with product MPQPSTRVSRLPEKQNTERSRLDELLDATPLATVALIRDGHPVIFPVGFARIGDELVIHGSTGSPWLRQLADGAAAAVSVTALDGVLVARSGFESSFQFRSATLYGTFEPIEESDKVRYLETLTDTFIPGRVAELRASSRKELAATMALRMPITDQNWSLKIGDGWPEDGEEDVAAGAWAGVVPLTTVYGEPRRAPDCDPGTPVPPSVRAMSGELSNRRGRQAR
- a CDS encoding LLM class flavin-dependent oxidoreductase; the protein is MTLPVMEPDVDADILKRWAQTIDRGPFSSLCWGERIAFGNPDSLTLLGALSGWTERVPLVATVVVPQLHDPVMLAKGLATGDLLCGGRLTVGFGVGGRHEDYRAVGADPKTQTMRDMAERVAIMKRVWAGEKLTESVLPVGPRPARDGGPRLLVGTTGPKTIRSAASWADGLAGISMDLDLDKETALFDVARDAWAAAGKPKPHLATSFWFALGEGDAPRQQVIQHLRHYMNWIPRDIVDVIAPTSGWAGTEEELVAVLRRFADIGTSEVHLIPTSSDIEQVRRVADLVGEIATPTDVSA
- a CDS encoding VOC family protein — protein: MPIATSAIAHVRLTVTDIATSRRFYDSVFGWPVYAELPENADAATREQLSFLFGGVIYNIGNSLIGLRPTGTGAFDEDRVGLDHLAFGLPSLDDLERAAAHLDSLGIAHEPIKDIGVAYILEFRDPDNIALELTARK